CAAGACGAACAATTACTCGAACCGCAACCAGCAGTCGGCGCAGCAGGAGAAGCCGACCGAGACCGATCCGGAGAACCGCCCGAGCATCAAGGGGCGAGACGACATCAAGAACGACTCCGCCATCGTCTCCGGCGACATGGCGCGCCCGCAGGACGGCGCCGCGGTGACCGCCATGCAAAACGCGCTGGAGAACGCCACGCCTCAAGCCGCCCAGCAGGCCCGCGCCGAGCAGATCCCCTTGCAAGGCACCGAAAAAATCGACGGCAAGTCGGAGGACGGCGTCGGCAGCAACATTTCGCAGAGCCAGTCGCCCTCGAACAATGCCGCGCAGTTCCAGGAAGGCGCAAAGAACGGCAAGAGCGCGACCGGCGGCCTCACCGAGAGCCCCGACGTCCAGGAACAACGCCCGAAGCCGAAGGCCCGCCCGCGACTCACCCAAGCGCGCCCGAACGTGCTGCAGAACCGTTTGGCCGGCGTGCAAAACATCGGCATCCTCGGCATCGACGCGCGTTGGAGCGAATACGGCGAATACATGCAGGAGTTCGTCGAGATCGTGCAGGCGTCGTGGTATTCGATCCTCGACGAATCGCGCATCGCGCCGAAGTCCGGCACGCATGTCTTCGTGACCTTCACGCTCAATGCCGAAGGCGAAGTCTCCGTGGTGAACACCGAGGAGACCGCCGGCAAGCAGGGCACCTACGCATGCACGAACGCACTGACGATGCGCCAGCCCTACCGCAAGTGGACCGACCAGATGATCGCCGTGCTCGGCAAACAGCAGACGATCACGTTCAGTTTCTATTACTGGTGAGCGCCGTCGGGGCAGAGTTTTGGTCGGCCATCCCGCTCGGGTTCGGCGTCAAGTTGTGCGCGCACGACGCCAATAGCCTCGCGGCGTTCGACAAGCCCGCCGGCGTGCTGTCGCATCCCAACTCGCGCGCCGACGAACCGCGCTCGCTGCTGACCTGCCGCTACGACGAAGCGGCGGAGAGCTGGATCTGGACCGACGAAGCGGGAGTGGAGCGGCGCGTCTGGCTCCTGAACCGCCTCGATGGTGCGACCTCGGGAGTAATTCTCGTCGCGGCGGAGGCCGCGCTGGCGCGGGCGATCAAGGAGCAGTTCGCGCGGAAACAAATCCGCAAGGTCTACCACGCGCTCGTTTTCGGCAAACCCTCGGAACGGGTTCAACTCTGGCGCGATCTGCTCGCGGTCCAAAAGAAGGGCGGCCAGGTGCGCACGAGCGTGAGCGCCGGCCACATACCCGCCGTGACGCAATTCAGCTTCGTGCGGCACCAGCAAGGAGCGTTCTCGACGTCGCTGATCAAACTCGAGCCGCATACCGGACGCAGCCATCAGCTCCGCGTGCAATGCGCCAAGCGCCACCTGCCGATCGTCGGCGACCAGACCTACGGCGACTTCGGTCTGAACCGCGCCTTCGCAAAGGCCACGGGCGAGAAGCGCCTGTTCCTCCACTCGCTTGAGACGAGTTTCAGTTACGAATTCGCCGGCGCAACGCACCACTTCAAGGCGCACGCGCCACTGCCGGCGGAGTTTGAGCAAAGATATTGAACGTTGACTCGGATATGTATGTGGCCACGCATGGCCACATGCGCGCAAAAAAGAAATCTCGGCAAACGGGCGTTGCTGAACCGGCCTCTTCCTACGCGACTGAGCCTCACGAAGTGAGTGTGCGTATGGCCAAGGATCAATTGTCGGCTCTTTTGGAACGCGCGGCTCGCGGCGAAGAAATTATCATTACAAGCGACGGCGTGCCGAAGGCTACGTTGTCGCGCTACAAGCCCAAACCACAGGTAAAGGCGTTCGAGCCCGACATGGCCTGGCTGAGGTCGATGCCGCTTTTGTCCGATTCAACGTCAGCCATTCGAGCAGAGCGGGACGTTTGATTTTGGCCGTGTTGTTGTATCTGGATACGTCTGTGCTGCTGAAGCTCCACGTGCGCGAACCGGAGAGCGAGGCGATCGCTGCCTTGGTTGCAGGACAACAATTGTGTTCATCGCGGCTCGCTATGCTCGAGTTTCAATCGGCCCTCCTGCGACTCGAGCGAGAAAAGAAGCGGACGGAGGAAATTCGGACGGGGGCGTTGAGCCGCTTTCGCATGAAGTGGAGCTTGGGCTATTTCCATCTCGTCCCGCTCAACCACCACGTGCTGGCTCGCGCATCGCAAATAATGTTAGCGTGTCATCCCGTTGCACCCATGAAAACACTCGATGCGCTCCACCTCGCGAGCTTCGAGGAGAGCGGCGCGGGTGCATTGGTGACCACGGATAAACAAATGCGCACCGCGGCGCAGCACCTCGGATTCACCTTGGAGAGCCCCTAGCGCTCACAGCAGGCTGAGCTGCGAGTCGTCAGCCGGCTCGACCGTGATTTTTTTCTTCGGCTTCACCTGCGGTGCGGCGGGAAGCGTCACGGTGACTTCATCGGATTCGAGCTGGGCGAGAATAGTCTTTGCGCGATCGATCACGGTCAGCGGCAGGCCTGCGAGACGGGCGACTTGAATGCCGTAGCTGCGGTCGGCGGCGCCTTCGACGACGCGACGGACGAAGACGATGTCGTCGTTCCACTCTTTGACCGCGACGGAGAAGTTGCGCAGGCGCGGCAGGTGTTTGTCGAGCTGAGTCAGCTCCTGGTAGTGCGTGGCGAAGAGCGTGCGCGGGCCGCGGTCGGCGGAGCGGTGCAGGTGCTCGACGACGGCCCACGCGATCGAGAGGCCGTCGTAGGTCGACGTGCCGCGGCCGATCTCGTCGAGGATGATGAGCGAGCGGTCGGTGGCGTTGTTGAGAATGTTCGCCGTCTCGTTCATCTCGACCATGAAGGTCGAGTTGCCGCGCGCGAGGTCGTCGCTGGCGCCGACGCGGGAGAAAATGCGGTCCACGAGTCCGAGCCGGCAGGCTTTCGCCGGCGCCCAGCAGCCGATCTGCGCCATGAGCGTGATGAGCGCGACTTGGCGGATGTAAGTCGATTTGCCCGCCATGTTCGGACCGGTGAGGAGGATGATCTGCGCGTCGGTGGCGGAGAGCGCGGCGTCGTTCGGCACGAAGGTGTAGCTGCCCGCGAGGCCGAGGCGCTCCTGCTTCATCATCTGCTCGACGACCGGGTGGCGGCCGTCGGTGATCGAGAGCGAGTCGCCCTCGTCGAGGTCGGGCCGGCAATAATCCCATTCGCGCGCCAGCACAGCCCAGCCGCCGAGCACATCGAGTTCGGCGAGCGCTTCGGCGGTGCGTTGGAGCGCGGCGGCTTCGGCGAGGACGGCGCCGACGAGGTAGGCGAAGAGTTCTTGCTCGCGGGCGAGGGATTTTTCCTCGGCGGAGAAGATTTCCTTTTCCTTCAGCTTGAGGTCCTCGGTGACGTAGCGCTCGCCGTTCACCGTCGTCTGCTTGCGGACGTAGTCGGCGGGGACGAGGTGGACGTTGGCTTTGGTGACTTCGATGTAGTAACCGAAGACGGACGTGAAGCGGACCTTGAGGCTCTTGATGCCGGTGCGCTCCTGTTCGCGGCGCTCGAGTTCGGCGAGCCAGCTTTTGTTGTCGGTCGTCAGGCTGCGCAACCGGTCGAGTTCCGCGTCGTAGCTGGCGCGGATGTAGTTGCCGTCGGCGAGATCGTTCGGGAGCTCGTCGGCGAGCGCTTGCGCGAGCAGGTCGCGCAGCGCGGGCAAGTCGGTGAGGCGAGCGCGGACCTTGGAAATCTCGCCGCCGTGGCTGCCGACGAGGTGCGAGTCGAGCAAATCGAGGCAGGCGATGATGGCGGGGATTTGCGCGAGCGTGTCGCGCACGCCGCCGAGTTCGCGCGGATTGCGCAGGCGGTTTTGCAGGCGGCCGAGAATGCGCGGGATGTCGCGGACCTTGTTGAGCAGTTCGCGGACGTTCGCGAGGTCGCTCGGCTGCGCGACGAACTCGCCGACGGCGGTCTGGCGGCGGCGGATTTCGGGCAGATCAAGCGTTGGCGCGGCGAGCCAGCGTTCTAGCAGGCGTGCGCCGGCGGCGGTCGTGGTGCGGTCGATAGCGCCGAGCAGCGAGGCGTCGCGCGTGCCGCGGATGGAGGCGAAGATCTCGAGATTGCGCAACGTGGCCGGGTCGAGGAGCAGCGTGTGGGCGCTGCGGTATTCCTGGAGCGAGCGGAGGTTCTCGGGCTTCGCGCAGAGATTTTCCGTCGCGTAGTAAACGACGGCACCGGCGGCACCGAGGGCGGCATGGTTGTTGGCGAGACCGAAGCCTTGGAGGTTCAGCACGCCGAGCGCGTCCATCACGGTCTTCGCGCCGCCGGAGGTTTCGAAATGGTAGCCGGGCAACTCGGTGATGAGGCGCTCGGCGCAGAAGTGCGCGAGGTTGTGCGTGACGTGGTCGTCGTGCGGCGCGGCTTTCCACTTCTCGAGGTCGCCTTCGATCAGGACGAGTTCTGCGGGGTCGAGCGCAGTGAGGACGGGCAGGAGGTTTTCCGGGCGAGCGTCGGTCGCGACGCGGAACTCGCCGGTCGAGACGTCGAGCCACGCGGCGTGCAGGCCGTGTTTATTCAGCTCGAGCGCGCAGAGGTAGTGGTTTTTCGCGGCTTCGAGCTGGTTGGCGGCGAGCGTG
This window of the Candidatus Didemnitutus sp. genome carries:
- the mutS gene encoding DNA mismatch repair protein MutS, whose protein sequence is MAEKLTPMMQQYFEVKRGLPANTLLLFRLGDFYEMFFEDAEVASRLLGITLTKRQDYPMAGIPFHAADNYVTKLLAAGKKVAICDQAEPAKAGKLVKRQLTRILSPGTTLAANQLEAAKNHYLCALELNKHGLHAAWLDVSTGEFRVATDARPENLLPVLTALDPAELVLIEGDLEKWKAAPHDDHVTHNLAHFCAERLITELPGYHFETSGGAKTVMDALGVLNLQGFGLANNHAALGAAGAVVYYATENLCAKPENLRSLQEYRSAHTLLLDPATLRNLEIFASIRGTRDASLLGAIDRTTTAAGARLLERWLAAPTLDLPEIRRRQTAVGEFVAQPSDLANVRELLNKVRDIPRILGRLQNRLRNPRELGGVRDTLAQIPAIIACLDLLDSHLVGSHGGEISKVRARLTDLPALRDLLAQALADELPNDLADGNYIRASYDAELDRLRSLTTDNKSWLAELERREQERTGIKSLKVRFTSVFGYYIEVTKANVHLVPADYVRKQTTVNGERYVTEDLKLKEKEIFSAEEKSLAREQELFAYLVGAVLAEAAALQRTAEALAELDVLGGWAVLAREWDYCRPDLDEGDSLSITDGRHPVVEQMMKQERLGLAGSYTFVPNDAALSATDAQIILLTGPNMAGKSTYIRQVALITLMAQIGCWAPAKACRLGLVDRIFSRVGASDDLARGNSTFMVEMNETANILNNATDRSLIILDEIGRGTSTYDGLSIAWAVVEHLHRSADRGPRTLFATHYQELTQLDKHLPRLRNFSVAVKEWNDDIVFVRRVVEGAADRSYGIQVARLAGLPLTVIDRAKTILAQLESDEVTVTLPAAPQVKPKKKITVEPADDSQLSLL
- a CDS encoding type II toxin-antitoxin system prevent-host-death family antitoxin — translated: MYVATHGHMRAKKKSRQTGVAEPASSYATEPHEVSVRMAKDQLSALLERAARGEEIIITSDGVPKATLSRYKPKPQVKAFEPDMAWLRSMPLLSDSTSAIRAERDV
- a CDS encoding type II toxin-antitoxin system VapC family toxin, giving the protein MLLYLDTSVLLKLHVREPESEAIAALVAGQQLCSSRLAMLEFQSALLRLEREKKRTEEIRTGALSRFRMKWSLGYFHLVPLNHHVLARASQIMLACHPVAPMKTLDALHLASFEESGAGALVTTDKQMRTAAQHLGFTLESP
- a CDS encoding RNA pseudouridine synthase; this encodes MHERTDDAPALPQVDRPDDRRARQTADDHVQFLLLVSAVGAEFWSAIPLGFGVKLCAHDANSLAAFDKPAGVLSHPNSRADEPRSLLTCRYDEAAESWIWTDEAGVERRVWLLNRLDGATSGVILVAAEAALARAIKEQFARKQIRKVYHALVFGKPSERVQLWRDLLAVQKKGGQVRTSVSAGHIPAVTQFSFVRHQQGAFSTSLIKLEPHTGRSHQLRVQCAKRHLPIVGDQTYGDFGLNRAFAKATGEKRLFLHSLETSFSYEFAGATHHFKAHAPLPAEFEQRY